The following proteins are encoded in a genomic region of uncultured Vibrio sp.:
- a CDS encoding DJ-1 family glyoxalase III yields the protein MSVKILVPIAPGSEEMEAVTIIDMMVRAGYDVTVASAAFDGALTMKASRGVTLTADCKLVDIADDEFDVIALPGGVGGAEVFRDSTVMIEILKQHIYEGKLVAAICAAPALVLQHHELFPQALMTCHPSFQSHIPEANWRSKRVTIDINHNLITSQGPGTALEFAMEVIIKLSGKKHAWAIAEPMVTIPTLHYHKIGDE from the coding sequence ATGAGTGTAAAAATCTTAGTGCCTATCGCACCAGGCAGCGAAGAAATGGAAGCCGTCACTATCATTGATATGATGGTCCGAGCAGGATATGACGTAACCGTAGCCAGTGCGGCATTCGATGGTGCTTTGACGATGAAAGCTTCTCGTGGCGTGACGTTAACCGCTGATTGTAAACTGGTTGATATTGCCGATGACGAGTTTGATGTCATTGCGCTGCCTGGCGGTGTCGGTGGTGCCGAAGTATTTCGTGACAGCACGGTCATGATAGAAATCCTTAAACAACATATTTATGAAGGGAAGCTGGTTGCGGCTATCTGTGCGGCTCCAGCTCTGGTATTGCAACATCATGAACTTTTCCCACAAGCACTGATGACCTGCCACCCAAGTTTTCAGTCACATATTCCTGAAGCCAACTGGCGTAGCAAACGCGTGACTATCGATATCAACCATAATCTGATCACCAGCCAGGGGCCGGGCACAGCGTTAGAATTCGCGATGGAAGTGATCATCAAGCTATCGGGTAAAAAGCATGCATGGGCTATCGCCGAACCTATGGTGACCATTCCGACGTTGCACTATCACAAGATTGGTGACGAGTAA
- the panE gene encoding 2-dehydropantoate 2-reductase, with protein MNIVILGPGAIGSLWATKLKQAGHNVSLWSRSSETQLTLQLDDTAVDTFANHHLLDVQNADLIVVTVKAWQVGEAIRPLLPHISPDTIVMLMHNGMGTAQNVAALLPNNPIVLATTTHGAYKPNKQHVSHTGHGITQLGGFNGSGEQCQFLQEVMHHALPEVRWNPNIHAALWTKLAINCAINPLTAIHQCKNGALAQQKFQDTLRNITHELVEVMNKEGLDTEFDNLFEIIMQVVHATAENFSSMRQDVYHQRRTEIDFITGYLLQAAKRHHIETPENLNLYLRIKQIEKSWTEK; from the coding sequence GTGAATATTGTCATCTTAGGTCCTGGAGCCATCGGCTCACTCTGGGCAACAAAATTAAAGCAAGCCGGGCATAATGTGTCTCTCTGGAGCCGAAGTTCGGAAACTCAGCTTACGTTACAGCTTGATGATACAGCCGTTGACACCTTTGCAAATCACCACCTTTTAGATGTACAGAATGCAGACTTGATTGTCGTAACGGTAAAAGCGTGGCAGGTCGGAGAAGCCATTCGTCCTCTGCTTCCACATATCAGCCCCGACACTATTGTGATGCTTATGCATAACGGTATGGGTACCGCCCAGAACGTTGCAGCACTGCTTCCAAACAACCCAATTGTTTTAGCGACCACCACTCACGGCGCCTACAAGCCAAACAAACAGCACGTGTCACATACAGGTCATGGCATCACGCAACTGGGCGGCTTTAATGGTTCGGGCGAGCAATGCCAGTTTTTGCAGGAAGTGATGCATCACGCTCTTCCTGAAGTGAGATGGAACCCAAATATCCATGCAGCATTGTGGACTAAACTCGCTATTAACTGTGCAATTAATCCATTAACCGCTATCCATCAATGCAAAAATGGCGCGCTTGCGCAGCAAAAGTTTCAGGATACGCTGCGAAATATTACGCACGAGTTGGTCGAGGTGATGAATAAAGAAGGGCTCGATACCGAGTTCGACAACCTGTTCGAGATAATTATGCAAGTCGTTCATGCTACCGCTGAGAATTTCTCTTCGATGAGACAGGATGTTTACCACCAGAGACGTACCGAAATCGACTTTATTACCGGCTATTTATTACAAGCCGCTAAGAGACATCACATCGAGACGCCTGAGAACCTTAACCTTTACCTACGCATTAAACAGATAGAAAAAAGCTGGACAGAAAAATGA
- a CDS encoding outer membrane protein OmpK: MRKSLLALGLLAATSAPVMAADYSDGDIHKNDYKWMQFNLMGAFNELPGFPDGSNHDYLEMEFGGRSGIFDLYGYVDVFNLTSDPGSDKAGAEKMFMKFAPRMSLDALTGKDLSFGPVQELYVASLIEWGGNSGVNNQKIGLGSDVMVPWLGKVGVNLYGTYSGNDKDWNGYHFATNWFKPFYFFENGSFISYQGYIDWQFGMKDEYASSSYGGAMFNGLYWHSDRFAVGYGLKGFKNIYGIKDASGVDSTGFGHYVAVTYKF, translated from the coding sequence ATGCGTAAATCACTTTTAGCTCTTGGCCTTCTAGCGGCTACTTCAGCTCCAGTTATGGCGGCTGATTACTCTGATGGCGATATCCACAAAAACGATTACAAGTGGATGCAATTCAACCTTATGGGCGCATTTAACGAACTTCCAGGTTTCCCTGATGGTTCAAACCACGACTACCTAGAAATGGAATTTGGCGGTCGCTCTGGTATCTTCGATCTTTACGGTTACGTTGACGTATTCAACCTAACGTCAGATCCAGGTAGTGACAAAGCTGGCGCTGAAAAGATGTTCATGAAGTTCGCGCCACGTATGTCTCTGGACGCATTAACGGGCAAAGATCTGTCGTTCGGTCCTGTCCAAGAACTTTACGTTGCATCTCTCATTGAGTGGGGTGGTAACTCTGGTGTAAACAACCAGAAAATCGGTCTTGGCTCTGATGTTATGGTTCCATGGCTTGGTAAAGTAGGTGTAAACCTATACGGAACCTACAGCGGTAACGATAAAGACTGGAATGGTTACCATTTTGCAACAAACTGGTTCAAACCATTCTACTTTTTCGAGAACGGTTCATTCATTTCTTACCAAGGTTACATCGACTGGCAATTTGGTATGAAAGATGAGTACGCAAGCTCTAGCTACGGCGGCGCAATGTTTAACGGCCTATACTGGCACTCTGACCGCTTTGCAGTTGGTTACGGCCTTAAAGGCTTCAAAAACATCTACGGTATCAAAGATGCAAGTGGCGTAGATTCTACAGGTTTCGGTCACTACGTAGCAGTTACTTACAAGTTCTAA
- a CDS encoding LON peptidase substrate-binding domain-containing protein, translating into MNEVMLFPLTSVVLPEGKMNLRIFEPRYIRMVKECCSKNMGFGVCLVGNGGDPKEVGNVSSIGSLVRIVDFETLNDGLLGITVVGEKRFKVQRLRADNDGLRHAEVEWMANWADNGELYSFEGLSQQLASIYEEFPQIGSLYKHRFYDDPAWVTQRWLELLPLDCRLFEQLVGAEDCLPALRFLHQALEAPTSKEARL; encoded by the coding sequence ATGAACGAAGTTATGTTATTTCCACTTACTTCAGTTGTACTTCCTGAAGGCAAGATGAACCTACGTATTTTTGAACCTCGTTACATACGCATGGTGAAAGAATGCTGTTCTAAAAACATGGGATTTGGCGTCTGTCTGGTAGGTAACGGCGGCGATCCAAAAGAAGTTGGAAATGTTTCTTCGATAGGTTCGTTAGTTCGTATTGTTGATTTTGAAACATTAAATGATGGGCTTCTTGGAATCACGGTGGTTGGTGAAAAGCGCTTTAAAGTACAGCGTCTTAGAGCAGATAACGATGGTCTACGACATGCAGAAGTCGAGTGGATGGCTAATTGGGCTGATAACGGAGAGCTGTACAGCTTTGAAGGTTTAAGTCAACAGTTAGCTTCCATTTATGAGGAGTTTCCTCAGATTGGGTCACTTTATAAGCATCGCTTTTATGATGACCCAGCTTGGGTTACCCAGCGTTGGCTCGAGTTATTGCCGTTGGATTGTCGTCTGTTCGAACAGCTGGTGGGAGCAGAGGATTGTCTGCCAGCATTGCGGTTTTTACATCAAGCACTTGAAGCCCCTACAAGCAAAGAGGCACGGTTATGA
- a CDS encoding DUF4397 domain-containing protein → MKQTTKAFLVMVASVGLAACDSDSDSIEYSNVQAVHASSDAPLANVWINDKATLTGVDYGIGSGYLKVREGSNSVQVDVQLPGSEVATVVPRTVLDLDSDLKYSIFVVGDADGSPNPVEPLIVTRSTESMADDNSLDVQVVHAASDVPAVDLYVTEPGADLSTAMPVTNLAYKAATDVLNIPAGDYQVRLAVGDDVVFDSGSLSLAGNTNLTIAAIKTGDSNSSSPVKLLVLDGSGSSIIQDTGSQAEVRVGHLADGAPVVDVNVDGAPFAPLADLAFKEIRGYLDLAPQSYDIDVFVDGTTTDPIFSVDDLAVEGGMDYSIYAVGVVSPAIAIEPLVVQDMRRAVATSATLNLTHSAANPIAEMVDIYLTTSTGIDGSDPTIANFTYKESLQGLYVEEGTYYVTVTVAGDPNTVAIDSLPVNLMNGVVYQVVAIDDGNNGGFNLLVNDITD, encoded by the coding sequence ATGAAACAAACAACAAAAGCGTTTCTGGTCATGGTAGCATCAGTGGGATTGGCTGCGTGTGATTCAGATAGTGACTCCATAGAGTACTCCAATGTTCAGGCAGTACATGCATCATCTGACGCGCCATTGGCGAATGTTTGGATTAACGACAAAGCAACGCTCACAGGTGTCGATTACGGCATTGGGTCTGGATACTTGAAAGTACGTGAAGGCAGTAACTCAGTGCAAGTTGATGTGCAGTTGCCGGGGAGTGAAGTCGCTACCGTCGTGCCAAGAACCGTGCTGGATCTCGATTCCGATCTTAAATACAGCATTTTTGTCGTGGGGGATGCCGATGGGAGTCCAAACCCTGTGGAGCCACTGATTGTGACACGTAGTACTGAGTCAATGGCGGATGACAACAGCTTAGACGTTCAAGTTGTACATGCCGCTTCTGATGTGCCTGCGGTGGACCTTTATGTTACTGAGCCAGGGGCTGATTTATCTACCGCGATGCCTGTGACAAACCTTGCTTATAAAGCAGCGACAGACGTGCTCAATATTCCTGCTGGTGATTATCAAGTCAGGTTAGCGGTAGGGGACGACGTTGTGTTTGATTCTGGATCGCTGTCATTAGCGGGAAATACTAACTTAACTATCGCTGCTATCAAAACGGGGGACTCCAATAGTTCTTCGCCCGTCAAGTTGCTCGTTTTAGACGGTTCGGGATCTTCTATAATTCAGGATACAGGCAGTCAGGCTGAAGTTCGGGTTGGACACCTCGCCGACGGTGCGCCAGTTGTTGATGTGAATGTAGATGGTGCTCCGTTTGCACCGCTTGCTGATTTAGCCTTTAAAGAAATCCGTGGATATTTGGATCTTGCTCCTCAGTCTTACGATATAGACGTTTTCGTTGATGGTACGACCACAGACCCCATTTTTAGTGTTGACGATTTAGCTGTGGAAGGTGGTATGGATTACAGTATTTATGCGGTTGGTGTCGTGAGCCCTGCGATAGCAATCGAGCCTTTAGTTGTTCAGGATATGAGAAGAGCAGTGGCGACCAGTGCAACGTTAAATTTGACTCATTCGGCGGCAAATCCGATTGCTGAAATGGTGGATATTTATCTCACTACCAGCACCGGTATAGATGGCAGTGATCCAACCATTGCTAATTTTACGTACAAAGAGAGTCTACAAGGACTTTACGTGGAGGAAGGAACCTACTACGTCACCGTAACTGTAGCGGGCGACCCTAACACCGTTGCAATAGATTCGTTACCTGTGAATCTGATGAACGGTGTGGTCTACCAGGTCGTAGCGATAGACGATGGCAATAATGGTGGTTTCAACCTATTAGTTAATGACATCACAGACTAG
- a CDS encoding RNA polymerase sigma factor, which yields MMSDSQQKLGRQEWNAYMDQIKARDKDAFAFVFQFYAPKLKQFAYKHVGNEQVAMEMVQETMATVWYKAHLYDGKKSALSTWIYTIIRNLCFDLLRKQKGKELHIHSDDIWPSEYYPPDLVDHYSPEQDMLKEQVVKFLDTLPKNQRDVLQAVYLEELPHQQVAELFDIPLGTVKSRLRLAVEKLRHSMHTEQL from the coding sequence ATGATGAGTGATAGCCAACAAAAACTGGGACGGCAGGAATGGAACGCGTATATGGACCAAATCAAAGCGCGAGACAAAGATGCGTTTGCTTTTGTTTTCCAATTTTATGCACCCAAATTAAAACAATTCGCCTATAAGCACGTTGGAAACGAGCAAGTCGCGATGGAAATGGTGCAAGAAACTATGGCGACGGTTTGGTACAAAGCTCACCTGTACGATGGAAAGAAGAGTGCATTATCAACGTGGATTTACACAATTATTCGCAACTTGTGTTTTGACTTACTGCGAAAACAAAAGGGTAAAGAGCTACATATTCATTCTGATGACATTTGGCCTTCTGAATATTATCCACCTGATCTCGTTGATCATTATTCTCCAGAGCAAGACATGCTAAAAGAGCAGGTGGTGAAATTCTTAGACACATTACCAAAAAATCAAAGAGATGTGTTGCAAGCGGTATATCTTGAAGAGCTTCCACACCAACAAGTGGCAGAACTGTTTGATATACCACTTGGTACCGTGAAATCACGTCTGAGACTTGCGGTAGAAAAATTAAGACATTCAATGCACACGGAGCAATTATGA
- a CDS encoding ChrR family anti-sigma-E factor, whose translation MNKHPDNKLLEAYASGSIDAVSGLVVATHLETCSKCRDFVNRVEAEQANVVSGLPCGYVPEFDEMFNNIVTAPPMTDSVIIRDSAKVSVAGKSFELPKTLSRFSDLVGSWRSYGGKVYSAQIDFGEDARVNLMYISENVQIPQHTHKGVESTLILHGGFSDEDGEYEEGDLMIRDGSVKHSPFTKAGEDCLCLTVLTEPMIFTQGVARIFNMFGKGLYP comes from the coding sequence ATGAACAAACATCCAGATAACAAATTGTTGGAAGCGTACGCTTCTGGCAGCATTGATGCGGTTTCTGGCCTTGTCGTCGCGACGCACTTAGAAACATGCTCCAAATGCCGGGACTTTGTCAATCGGGTAGAAGCAGAGCAAGCAAATGTCGTCAGTGGACTCCCTTGTGGCTACGTTCCTGAGTTTGATGAAATGTTCAATAACATCGTAACAGCCCCGCCAATGACAGATAGTGTCATTATTAGAGACTCAGCAAAAGTGTCCGTGGCGGGTAAAAGCTTTGAACTACCGAAAACCTTGAGTCGCTTTTCCGATCTGGTTGGCTCATGGAGAAGTTACGGTGGCAAAGTGTATAGTGCCCAGATAGATTTTGGTGAAGATGCCAGAGTAAACCTAATGTACATCAGTGAAAATGTGCAAATCCCTCAACATACGCACAAAGGCGTAGAGTCAACCTTAATACTTCATGGCGGCTTTAGCGATGAGGATGGTGAATATGAGGAAGGCGATCTAATGATACGCGATGGCTCTGTTAAGCACAGCCCGTTTACAAAAGCTGGGGAAGACTGTTTGTGTCTTACCGTGCTCACTGAGCCAATGATATTTACCCAAGGTGTGGCAAGGATCTTCAATATGTTTGGTAAGGGTCTTTATCCTTAA
- a CDS encoding MFS transporter: MSSLPSITWLETVKSYLDKRLLWVFMLGCSSGFPWVLIGSNMSGWLKDAGLTLSAIGYFGSVFAVYAINFLWAPLVDRLKLPLLYRFLGQRRSWIFLCQSIVLIATILIADVNPAKNLAFASVLALCIATASATQDIAIDAFRIDTFPKSEASKLPQASAMAVIGWWTGYSLPGYLAFINADSIGWNGVYYGMALIVVILMVFTLLVGEPKTQRDQLQFEAEQRHKEVVGSRMVAWFTVTVVEPFLDFFNRNGVRVAITLLLFVFLFKIGEAFLGRMSIAFYKDIGFSNEQIGYYSKLIGWGATIFFTLVGSMFNVKFGLVRGLMIGGIAMSASNLMFAWITSVGPNEHLYLATIIVDNFTTAFSTVAFVSFLTLLTGQAFSATQYALLASLGNFGRTTLASFSGELVDYLNDWSTFFILTAVMVIPSLIMLYSLRHYFDDLLEKARHKH, encoded by the coding sequence ATGTCTTCATTGCCTTCCATCACTTGGTTGGAAACGGTAAAAAGTTACCTCGATAAACGTTTGTTATGGGTCTTTATGCTGGGATGCTCAAGCGGTTTCCCTTGGGTATTGATCGGCTCTAATATGTCTGGGTGGCTTAAAGATGCTGGCTTAACGCTGTCTGCGATTGGTTATTTTGGTAGCGTCTTTGCGGTATATGCCATTAACTTTCTCTGGGCGCCTCTTGTAGACCGGCTAAAGCTTCCACTGTTATATCGCTTTCTTGGGCAGCGACGCAGTTGGATTTTCTTGTGCCAAAGTATCGTGCTTATCGCAACCATACTCATTGCAGATGTAAACCCTGCAAAAAATCTGGCTTTTGCGTCAGTGTTAGCTCTGTGCATTGCGACGGCATCGGCAACGCAAGATATTGCCATCGACGCTTTCCGTATTGATACCTTTCCAAAATCTGAAGCGTCTAAACTTCCTCAAGCGTCTGCAATGGCGGTCATTGGATGGTGGACTGGTTACTCACTGCCAGGTTATTTAGCGTTTATTAATGCCGATAGTATCGGCTGGAACGGCGTTTATTACGGAATGGCGCTTATTGTCGTTATTTTAATGGTGTTTACACTATTGGTCGGTGAGCCAAAAACACAACGTGATCAGCTACAGTTTGAAGCAGAACAACGACACAAAGAGGTGGTAGGTTCAAGAATGGTTGCATGGTTTACAGTAACCGTCGTCGAACCGTTTCTTGATTTCTTCAACCGAAACGGCGTGCGCGTCGCGATAACCTTATTGTTATTCGTGTTCTTATTTAAAATTGGCGAAGCCTTCCTAGGCCGAATGTCAATTGCGTTCTACAAAGATATCGGCTTCAGTAATGAACAAATTGGCTACTACTCCAAGTTAATCGGCTGGGGTGCAACGATATTCTTTACCTTAGTAGGCAGTATGTTCAATGTAAAGTTTGGGCTTGTTCGCGGCCTTATGATTGGCGGTATCGCCATGTCAGCAAGCAATCTAATGTTTGCATGGATTACGTCAGTTGGCCCCAATGAGCACCTATATTTAGCCACCATTATTGTCGATAATTTTACCACTGCGTTCTCTACCGTGGCGTTTGTCTCGTTCTTAACCTTACTGACCGGACAAGCGTTTTCAGCGACACAATATGCTTTACTGGCGTCTTTAGGTAACTTTGGCCGAACCACACTGGCTTCGTTCAGTGGCGAATTAGTGGATTACCTGAATGACTGGAGTACCTTCTTCATCCTGACCGCTGTGATGGTGATACCAAGCTTGATCATGCTGTATTCACTACGTCACTACTTTGATGACCTGTTGGAAAAAGCACGCCACAAACACTAA
- a CDS encoding peptidylprolyl isomerase, with product MIRKAILSLALLSCSVWAGPKVSFETTLGSFTVELNEEKAPISVANFLKYVEDGSYEGTIFHRVIPGFMAQGGGYNQEMQKVDTYEPIKNEGNNGLKNDQATIAMARTNAPNSATRQFYINLVDNDFLNYGARPPGYAVFGQVTEGFEVIQNMAKQPTSSSGRMRDVPETQIVITKATLLK from the coding sequence ATGATACGCAAAGCGATTCTTTCTCTGGCACTACTAAGCTGTAGCGTTTGGGCCGGACCTAAAGTCTCATTTGAAACAACATTGGGCTCATTTACGGTTGAGCTAAATGAAGAGAAAGCGCCAATATCGGTGGCTAACTTCCTTAAATATGTCGAAGATGGCAGCTACGAAGGCACCATTTTCCACCGAGTGATACCGGGCTTTATGGCGCAAGGTGGCGGTTACAACCAAGAGATGCAAAAGGTTGATACGTACGAGCCTATCAAAAATGAAGGTAATAACGGCTTAAAGAATGACCAAGCGACCATCGCAATGGCTCGGACCAATGCCCCTAATTCAGCGACCCGTCAATTCTACATTAACTTGGTTGATAATGATTTTCTCAACTACGGCGCTCGACCACCGGGGTATGCGGTCTTTGGGCAAGTTACCGAAGGCTTTGAAGTCATCCAAAATATGGCGAAACAGCCAACTTCTTCATCGGGCCGAATGCGTGACGTACCAGAAACTCAAATCGTCATTACTAAAGCAACATTACTCAAATAG
- a CDS encoding YajG family lipoprotein: MKKLVLAASVAFLAACSAPQQVQLNLMPESTLSTNPIVQGKAYSLISKDVRAAQYVALVDNGRSNILPLHAKQNLRITLEQALEQQFSSQGFHSDLNSNNMVELKVQEALVNVKHSVMDKEMDAKVVLEITAENPQGRLVKTYTGSAKRSGTFSASDSDIEQTLNDVIDLTLKEIANDPELRNYMQERF, translated from the coding sequence ATGAAAAAATTGGTACTCGCGGCTTCAGTTGCGTTTTTGGCTGCCTGTTCAGCGCCTCAACAGGTACAACTGAACCTGATGCCTGAAAGCACACTCAGCACCAATCCTATTGTACAAGGCAAAGCCTACAGCTTGATCAGTAAAGATGTACGTGCCGCTCAATACGTTGCGCTGGTAGACAATGGACGTTCGAATATCCTTCCTCTCCACGCGAAGCAGAACTTGCGTATCACGCTGGAACAAGCTTTGGAGCAACAGTTCTCATCTCAAGGTTTTCACTCAGACCTAAACAGTAACAATATGGTTGAGCTTAAAGTGCAGGAAGCTCTAGTAAACGTAAAGCATTCAGTAATGGACAAAGAAATGGATGCTAAGGTTGTGTTAGAAATTACCGCAGAAAATCCACAAGGACGATTAGTGAAAACGTACACAGGTAGTGCAAAGCGCTCCGGTACGTTCAGTGCTTCAGACTCTGACATCGAACAAACATTAAATGATGTTATTGACCTGACTCTGAAAGAAATCGCCAACGACCCAGAACTTCGCAACTATATGCAGGAGCGATTCTAA
- a CDS encoding methyltransferase, whose product MKTELNLHGRSLTLHRYPKRSNETLQAWDAGDEYLINHVEELALAENQHIVVINDSFGALACWFSEKHRVTLMSDSFISHKGAQKNLDVNHCKNVTFLTTMEDIPADADLVLLQLPKSNRHLTWILSQLRKGLPESCPVIAVNKVKEIHTSTLKLFEKYLGETKTSLAWKKHRLVFSQANAQPIVDVDPITTWKVDGETIQLKNLPNVYSGESLDLGARFMLQHIPQDPAITHIVDLGCGNGVLSVKAGQLNPDARLTCVDESFMALESAKQNLLDNLGEGRVTQCIANNCLDGFEHDSCSLIMCNPPFHQQQAITDHIAWQMFCDSKQVLNKGGQLLVIGNRHLGYDAKLKRLFGANNVKLVASNNKFVILQATNNPAKLNAK is encoded by the coding sequence ATGAAAACCGAATTGAACCTCCACGGCAGAAGCCTTACGCTTCATCGCTACCCTAAGCGTTCCAACGAAACGCTGCAAGCTTGGGACGCTGGTGATGAGTATCTGATTAATCATGTTGAAGAACTGGCGCTAGCCGAGAATCAACATATTGTGGTTATCAATGATAGCTTTGGTGCTTTAGCTTGCTGGTTTTCTGAAAAACACCGTGTAACGTTGATGAGTGACTCTTTTATTTCTCACAAGGGCGCTCAGAAGAACCTTGACGTCAACCACTGTAAAAACGTGACATTTCTGACCACAATGGAAGACATACCAGCAGATGCTGACTTGGTTCTGCTGCAACTTCCCAAAAGCAATCGTCACCTGACTTGGATACTCAGTCAGCTAAGAAAAGGGCTCCCTGAGTCATGCCCTGTTATTGCCGTTAATAAGGTAAAAGAGATCCACACTTCGACGCTCAAACTTTTCGAAAAGTATTTAGGCGAAACGAAAACTTCCCTCGCCTGGAAAAAGCACCGTCTGGTTTTCTCCCAAGCTAATGCACAACCCATTGTCGACGTTGATCCTATAACTACATGGAAGGTAGACGGTGAGACCATTCAGCTCAAAAACCTGCCAAATGTATATTCAGGCGAGAGCTTAGATTTAGGTGCCCGATTTATGCTGCAGCATATCCCTCAAGATCCGGCTATCACTCATATTGTCGACCTAGGCTGCGGTAACGGCGTACTCTCAGTGAAAGCAGGCCAACTAAACCCTGATGCTCGCCTGACTTGTGTCGATGAGAGCTTTATGGCGCTGGAATCAGCTAAGCAAAATTTGTTGGACAACTTAGGAGAAGGACGTGTTACCCAATGCATCGCTAACAACTGCTTAGATGGTTTTGAACACGATAGCTGCTCTCTGATCATGTGTAACCCACCATTTCATCAACAGCAGGCTATCACTGATCACATTGCATGGCAGATGTTCTGTGATTCAAAACAGGTATTGAACAAAGGCGGTCAGTTGCTTGTCATAGGAAATCGACATCTTGGCTATGATGCTAAGCTCAAACGTCTATTTGGTGCTAACAATGTGAAACTTGTCGCGTCTAACAATAAGTTCGTGATTTTACAGGCGACAAATAATCCTGCTAAATTGAACGCAAAATAA
- the bolA gene encoding transcriptional regulator BolA — MIQEIIEKKLHSELQPSYLKVVNESYMHNVPPGSESHFKVIVVSDSFAGHRLIGRHRQVHQILADELDNHIHALAIHTYTDEEWKSEQNGAPDSPMCVGGGR, encoded by the coding sequence ATGATCCAAGAAATCATAGAGAAAAAGCTGCATAGTGAGCTGCAACCTAGTTACCTAAAAGTGGTCAATGAAAGCTATATGCACAATGTGCCACCAGGCTCTGAAAGCCACTTTAAAGTCATTGTTGTCAGCGACTCGTTTGCTGGCCATAGACTGATTGGCAGACATCGACAGGTTCATCAAATTCTCGCAGATGAGTTGGATAATCACATTCACGCGTTAGCGATTCATACCTACACCGATGAAGAGTGGAAGAGCGAGCAAAATGGTGCGCCAGATAGCCCTATGTGTGTCGGTGGTGGTCGCTAA